A region of Plantactinospora sp. BC1 DNA encodes the following proteins:
- a CDS encoding polysaccharide pyruvyl transferase family protein: MTELTETTGSGTRTRALSACLFGVPGAHLNLGVGALRAATVGGLLAREPGADVTVFDDGWGQRTGHAFVAGRPVPISLAGARHSRRYHRPESYLNMRISAALGGLGNAGLARIDAADVVLDVSGGDSFSDIYGEHRFRTVAWPKRLALLRRRPLVLLPQTYGPFRSARLRAEAAALVRGARTAWARDPESYAALADLLGPDLDPRRHREGVDVAFALEPRVPDEPAYQRLVGWFEADPGPVAGINVSGLMSRPEGRVQFGLAGDTSRVANRLCERLLEHSDTRVIIVPHVLTPGGADDDRVASERLYAALAPRYGDRVALAPSGLDPHQSKWVIGHTSWFCGMRMHSTIAALSSGVPAAVVAYSDKARGVFASVGQRRHVADARRLADDALLDALWTSWTGRAETSAELAVRTPAAVGRAAAQMDEFVALARAERDRRAPAGVR; the protein is encoded by the coding sequence CGGACTGCTGGCCCGGGAGCCGGGCGCGGACGTCACCGTCTTCGACGACGGCTGGGGGCAGCGCACCGGGCACGCCTTCGTGGCCGGTCGGCCGGTGCCGATCTCGCTGGCCGGTGCCCGGCACTCGCGCCGCTACCACCGGCCCGAGTCCTATCTGAACATGCGGATCAGCGCCGCGCTGGGCGGGCTCGGCAACGCCGGGCTGGCCCGGATCGACGCCGCCGACGTGGTGCTCGACGTCAGCGGCGGGGACAGCTTCAGCGACATCTACGGCGAGCACCGGTTCCGCACCGTGGCCTGGCCGAAGCGGCTGGCCCTGCTCCGGCGCCGCCCGCTGGTGCTGCTGCCGCAGACGTACGGGCCGTTCCGGTCGGCGCGGCTGCGGGCCGAGGCGGCGGCACTGGTCCGGGGCGCGCGTACGGCCTGGGCCCGGGATCCGGAGAGCTACGCCGCGCTGGCCGACCTGCTCGGCCCCGACCTCGACCCGAGGCGGCACCGGGAGGGCGTGGACGTGGCCTTCGCGCTGGAGCCGAGGGTGCCGGACGAGCCGGCGTACCAGCGGTTGGTCGGATGGTTCGAGGCGGATCCGGGGCCGGTGGCCGGGATCAACGTCAGCGGGCTGATGTCCCGGCCGGAGGGTCGGGTCCAGTTCGGACTCGCCGGGGATACCTCCCGGGTGGCCAACCGGCTCTGCGAACGCCTGCTGGAGCACTCCGACACCCGGGTGATCATCGTCCCGCACGTGCTCACCCCCGGCGGGGCCGACGACGACCGGGTCGCCAGCGAACGGCTCTACGCGGCGCTCGCGCCCCGGTACGGCGACCGGGTCGCGCTCGCCCCCTCCGGCCTCGACCCGCACCAGAGCAAGTGGGTGATCGGGCACACGAGCTGGTTCTGCGGGATGCGGATGCACTCGACGATCGCGGCGCTCTCCTCGGGCGTACCGGCGGCGGTGGTGGCGTACAGCGACAAGGCCCGGGGCGTCTTCGCCAGCGTGGGGCAGCGCCGGCACGTCGCCGACGCCCGGCGGCTCGCCGACGACGCGCTGCTCGACGCCCTCTGGACCTCCTGGACCGGCCGGGCCGAGACCTCGGCCGAGCTGGCGGTGCGTACCCCGGCCGCGGTCGGCCGGGCCGCCGCCCAGATGGACGAGTTCGTGGCGCTGGCCCGGGCCGAGCGGGACCGCCGGGCGCCGGCCGGGGTGCGCTGA
- a CDS encoding Coenzyme F420 hydrogenase/dehydrogenase, beta subunit C-terminal domain: MARPRTVHDVAAGKLCTGCGVCAYLAPDEVRMVDVLDHGRRPLPITPVGAAARPAAAGGGAAAALDCCPGVRLEHDSGRPAPGEIAELRAAWGPVRAIWEGYAADPAIRYAGSSGGVATALAGYCLTGEEMAGVLHIGARADVPYLNETRLSRTPAELLGNAGSRYAPASPCDRLDLVESADGPCVFVGKPCDVAAVRMARRVRPELDRKLGLTIAIFCAGTPTTRGTLEMLDRLGVPDPTRLESVHYRGAGWPGSARARLTDDPPDERRELSYAESWGDILQKHRQWRCYLCADHTGEFADVAVGDPWYRPTGDDPGQSLVLARTERGVRLVEAAVAAGALVLTPVTADILPASQPNLLRARGAVWGRLRTLRAAGLMTPRLRHLPMAGIWWRHLSTVEKLRSTLGTLRRIGRKRLREPAVLEAYRPPVGGGAPAVPAPGPAAESAQTTG, translated from the coding sequence ATGGCGCGGCCCCGCACCGTGCACGACGTCGCGGCCGGCAAGCTCTGCACCGGCTGCGGGGTCTGCGCCTATCTGGCGCCGGACGAGGTGCGGATGGTCGACGTCCTCGACCACGGCCGGCGGCCGTTGCCGATCACCCCGGTCGGGGCGGCGGCCCGGCCGGCGGCGGCCGGCGGCGGCGCGGCGGCTGCCCTGGACTGCTGCCCGGGGGTACGGCTGGAGCACGACAGCGGCCGGCCGGCGCCGGGCGAGATCGCCGAGCTGCGCGCGGCCTGGGGACCGGTCCGGGCCATCTGGGAGGGGTACGCCGCCGACCCGGCGATCCGGTACGCCGGCTCCAGCGGCGGGGTGGCGACCGCGCTGGCCGGATACTGCCTGACCGGCGAGGAGATGGCCGGGGTGTTGCACATCGGCGCCCGGGCCGACGTGCCGTACCTGAACGAGACCCGGCTCTCCCGCACCCCGGCCGAACTGCTCGGCAACGCCGGCTCCCGGTACGCCCCGGCCAGCCCGTGCGACCGGCTGGACCTGGTCGAGTCGGCCGACGGGCCGTGCGTCTTCGTCGGCAAGCCCTGCGACGTGGCGGCGGTCCGGATGGCCCGGCGGGTCCGGCCGGAGCTGGACCGGAAGCTCGGGCTGACCATCGCGATCTTCTGCGCCGGCACCCCGACCACCCGGGGCACCCTGGAGATGCTGGACCGGCTCGGTGTGCCCGACCCGACCCGGCTGGAGTCGGTGCACTACCGGGGGGCCGGCTGGCCCGGCTCCGCCCGGGCCCGGCTCACCGACGACCCGCCGGACGAGCGGCGCGAGCTGAGCTACGCCGAGTCCTGGGGCGACATCCTGCAGAAGCACCGGCAGTGGCGCTGCTACCTCTGCGCCGACCACACCGGCGAGTTCGCCGACGTGGCGGTCGGCGACCCGTGGTACAGGCCGACCGGCGACGACCCGGGCCAGTCCCTGGTGCTGGCCCGCACCGAGCGCGGCGTACGGCTGGTCGAGGCGGCCGTCGCGGCCGGAGCGCTGGTGCTGACCCCGGTGACCGCCGACATCCTGCCCGCCTCGCAGCCGAACCTGCTCCGGGCCCGGGGTGCCGTGTGGGGGCGGCTGCGCACGCTGCGGGCCGCCGGGCTGATGACGCCCCGGCTGCGTCACCTGCCGATGGCCGGGATCTGGTGGCGGCACCTGTCGACGGTCGAGAAGCTCCGCTCCACCCTCGGCACACTGCGCCGGATCGGGCGCAAGCGGCTGCGGGAGCCGGCCGTGCTGGAGGCGTACCGGCCGCCGGTCGGGGGCGGGGCGCCAGCGGTTCCGGCACCCGGCCCGGCGGCCGAGTCGGCTCAGACCACCGGCTGA
- a CDS encoding AI-2E family transporter, producing the protein MTAPTGGAPPQSRNPADEDRTTPPPSADAGPDEQPADEHPGRFGRPGQPLRLSPFLVGLTGGLGVLVAYAIFLAVRNAGSVLVLVFIALFLAIGLHPAVVRLRSWGLPRGLAVAAVTLTLLAVITGAVYALVPPVVSQTGELIGQVPDYVTQLRRNGTVDDLIEQYDLAGKIESAATTENITRALGGVFGAAGFIFGAVFNIVTVIVLTIYFMATFDRLRDLGYGLVPATRRDRVRLIGDEILAKVGAYMVGALAIALLAGVSTFVFAVVVGLAYPFALAVVVAICDLIPQIGATIGAVVVSLVGFATDVPTGIACVVFFLVYQQVENYLVYPRVMRRSVQVADVAAIVAALLGVALFGVIGALVAIPAVAAIQLVLREVVLPRQQHR; encoded by the coding sequence GTGACCGCGCCAACCGGCGGCGCACCTCCGCAGAGCCGCAATCCGGCCGACGAGGACCGCACGACACCCCCGCCGTCGGCCGACGCCGGCCCCGACGAGCAGCCGGCCGACGAGCACCCCGGCCGGTTCGGCCGACCGGGGCAGCCGCTGCGGCTCAGTCCGTTCCTGGTCGGGCTCACCGGCGGGCTGGGCGTGCTGGTGGCGTACGCGATCTTCCTCGCGGTCCGCAACGCGGGCTCGGTGCTGGTGCTGGTCTTCATCGCGCTCTTCCTGGCGATCGGCCTGCACCCGGCGGTGGTCCGGCTGCGCTCCTGGGGGCTGCCCCGGGGCCTCGCCGTGGCGGCGGTGACGCTGACCCTGCTCGCGGTCATCACCGGTGCGGTGTACGCGCTGGTCCCGCCGGTGGTCAGCCAGACCGGTGAGTTGATCGGGCAGGTGCCCGACTACGTCACCCAACTGCGCCGCAACGGCACCGTCGACGACCTGATCGAGCAGTACGACCTGGCGGGCAAGATCGAGTCGGCGGCCACCACCGAGAACATCACCCGGGCCCTGGGCGGGGTCTTCGGGGCCGCCGGGTTCATCTTCGGCGCGGTCTTCAACATCGTCACCGTGATCGTGCTGACCATCTATTTCATGGCCACCTTCGACCGGCTCCGCGACCTCGGCTACGGCCTGGTCCCGGCGACCCGGCGGGACCGGGTACGGCTGATCGGTGACGAGATCCTCGCCAAGGTCGGCGCCTACATGGTGGGTGCGCTGGCGATCGCCCTGCTGGCCGGGGTGAGCACCTTCGTCTTCGCCGTCGTCGTCGGCCTGGCGTACCCGTTCGCCCTCGCCGTGGTGGTGGCGATCTGCGACCTCATCCCGCAGATCGGCGCGACCATCGGGGCGGTGGTGGTCAGCCTGGTCGGCTTCGCCACCGACGTGCCGACCGGGATCGCCTGCGTGGTCTTCTTCCTGGTCTACCAGCAGGTGGAGAACTACCTCGTCTATCCCCGGGTGATGCGCCGCTCGGTGCAGGTCGCCGACGTGGCGGCGATCGTCGCTGCCCTGCTCGGGGTGGCCCTGTTCGGGGTGATCGGCGCCCTGGTGGCGATCCCGGCGGTGGCGGCGATCCAACTGGTGCTCCGCGAGGTGGTCCTCCCCCGCCAGCAACACCGCTGA
- a CDS encoding cell division protein DivIVA, whose protein sequence is MPQQQSSPLAFFDNANSQPDFTVALRGYDREQVNSHLGRLNAALNQSEQARAEAEQRMNDAQRRLRQAEQRLASVEQKLTDTNKQLEENNRPTLSGLGTRVEQILRLAEEQANDHRGEAKRESEGILSAARLEAREITDKARAEAAAMKASAEREAGSVRTAAEREAAEVRVQARREADTLRADAERETKQLRTVTAHEVAELKSTVEREVATLRATAEREITQQRAKAAREAEEKRAEATKLLTDARDKRDKDLQALELQLAERREKAEREESERHAAQVAQTQKLVAEAEQRARAAQDRAKEIEQRAEARRVESERNANETIDKAKALADKTLNEARAEAHRLLTEARTEADLTTQAARREVEDLTRQKDAVTSQLGQMLSGLAGIVPGVGGAAAKPEAAKPAAAAEKTEAEERVPADATS, encoded by the coding sequence ATGCCCCAGCAGCAGTCCTCCCCTCTCGCGTTCTTCGACAACGCGAACTCGCAGCCAGACTTCACGGTTGCCCTGCGCGGCTACGACCGTGAGCAGGTCAACAGCCACCTGGGCCGGTTGAACGCCGCTCTGAACCAGTCCGAGCAGGCCCGCGCCGAGGCCGAGCAGCGGATGAACGACGCCCAGCGTCGACTCCGGCAGGCCGAGCAGCGCCTCGCGTCGGTCGAGCAGAAGCTCACCGACACCAACAAGCAGCTCGAGGAGAACAACCGCCCCACCCTCTCCGGCCTGGGCACCCGGGTCGAGCAGATCCTCCGCCTCGCCGAGGAGCAGGCGAACGACCACCGCGGCGAGGCCAAGCGCGAGTCGGAGGGCATCCTCTCGGCCGCCCGGCTGGAGGCGCGGGAGATCACCGACAAGGCCCGCGCCGAGGCCGCCGCGATGAAGGCCTCCGCCGAGCGGGAGGCGGGCAGCGTCCGCACCGCCGCCGAGCGGGAGGCCGCCGAGGTCCGGGTGCAGGCCCGCCGGGAGGCGGACACCCTGCGCGCCGACGCCGAGCGGGAGACCAAGCAGCTCCGTACGGTGACCGCCCACGAGGTCGCCGAGCTGAAGTCCACCGTCGAGCGGGAGGTCGCCACCCTGCGGGCCACCGCCGAGCGGGAGATCACCCAGCAGCGCGCCAAGGCGGCCCGGGAGGCCGAGGAGAAGCGCGCCGAGGCGACCAAGCTGCTCACCGACGCCCGGGACAAGCGCGACAAGGACCTCCAGGCGCTGGAACTCCAGCTCGCCGAGCGCCGGGAGAAGGCCGAGCGCGAGGAGTCGGAGCGGCACGCCGCGCAGGTGGCCCAGACCCAGAAGCTGGTCGCCGAGGCCGAGCAGCGGGCCCGGGCGGCGCAGGACCGCGCCAAGGAGATCGAGCAGCGCGCCGAGGCCCGTCGGGTCGAGTCGGAGCGGAACGCCAACGAGACGATCGACAAGGCGAAGGCGCTCGCCGACAAGACCCTCAACGAGGCCCGCGCCGAGGCGCACCGCCTGCTCACCGAGGCGCGTACCGAGGCCGACCTGACCACGCAGGCGGCCCGCCGCGAGGTCGAGGACCTCACCCGGCAGAAGGACGCCGTCACCTCGCAGCTCGGCCAGATGCTCTCCGGCCTCGCCGGCATCGTGCCGGGCGTGGGTGGGGCGGCCGCCAAGCCCGAGGCGGCCAAGCCGGCCGCCGCCGCCGAGAAGACCGAGGCGGAGGAGCGGGTTCCCGCCGACGCCACGAGCTGA
- a CDS encoding TIGR03621 family F420-dependent LLM class oxidoreductase — translation MPPAQSPAPTAAPAPPTPRTGSSAAPGPGPVGVRPFRFTAAMPGLDRPAGRWRDEIRRIEDLGFDSVSVSDHLTGGWAMDPLVAMTVAAEATSRLRVLGMVFCNDFRHPVLLHKALANLDVFSGGRVEIGLGAGWLRADHDAAGLPFDPPAVRVERLAESIEILLRLFGDEPVDFTGRHYRITGLLGLPAPAQRPRPPLLVGGGSRRILELAGRCADIVGINPRLAPDVDPLAALAEMSPERFARKVAWARDAATAAGRDPAGLEFQTRMFDVRVRHRGVEHRASSSHARGVDPATLAASPSVLHGSVDECVDRLLALRDRYGVSYLHLGGNLDAAAPIVARLAGR, via the coding sequence ATGCCGCCCGCGCAGTCCCCCGCGCCCACCGCCGCCCCGGCGCCGCCGACCCCGCGTACCGGGTCGTCCGCCGCACCGGGTCCCGGCCCCGTCGGGGTACGCCCCTTCCGGTTCACCGCCGCGATGCCCGGGCTGGACCGGCCGGCGGGGCGGTGGCGCGACGAGATCCGCCGGATCGAGGACCTCGGTTTCGACTCGGTCTCGGTCTCCGACCACCTCACCGGCGGCTGGGCGATGGACCCGCTGGTGGCGATGACGGTGGCCGCCGAGGCCACCAGCCGGCTCCGGGTGCTGGGCATGGTCTTCTGCAACGACTTCCGGCATCCGGTACTCCTGCACAAGGCACTGGCCAACCTCGACGTCTTCTCCGGCGGCCGGGTGGAGATCGGGCTCGGCGCCGGCTGGCTGCGTGCCGACCACGACGCGGCCGGACTGCCGTTCGACCCCCCGGCGGTACGCGTCGAGCGGCTCGCCGAGTCGATCGAGATCCTGCTGCGGCTCTTCGGCGACGAGCCGGTCGACTTCACCGGCCGGCACTACCGGATCACCGGACTGCTCGGGCTGCCGGCTCCGGCACAGCGCCCCCGGCCGCCGCTGCTGGTCGGCGGCGGCAGCCGGCGGATCCTCGAACTCGCCGGCCGCTGCGCCGACATCGTCGGGATCAACCCGCGACTCGCCCCGGACGTCGACCCGCTCGCCGCGCTCGCCGAGATGAGTCCGGAGCGCTTCGCCCGGAAGGTGGCCTGGGCCCGGGACGCCGCGACGGCCGCCGGGCGGGATCCGGCCGGCCTGGAGTTCCAGACCCGGATGTTCGACGTACGGGTGCGGCACCGGGGCGTGGAGCACCGGGCCTCGTCCAGTCACGCCCGAGGGGTCGACCCGGCCACGCTGGCCGCTTCCCCGTCGGTGTTGCACGGCAGCGTGGACGAGTGCGTCGACAGGCTCCTCGCGCTCCGCGACCGGTACGGCGTCAGCTATCTGCACCTCGGCGGCAACCTGGACGCCGCGGCACCGATCGTGGCCCGGCTGGCGGGACGATGA
- the mce gene encoding methylmalonyl-CoA epimerase → MDDDNPDSPAADYLTGIGLLGIDHVGVAVADLDATIEFYQRVFGMRCVHTETNPEQGVREAMLQVGPTPDGGCVQLLAPLTPDSTIAKFLDRSGPGVQQVAYRVADVDAACAALRDRGVRVLYETPKRGTAGSRVNFVHPRDAGGVLVELVEPAAS, encoded by the coding sequence GTGGACGACGACAACCCGGACAGCCCGGCTGCCGACTATCTCACAGGCATCGGCCTGCTCGGCATCGATCACGTCGGGGTGGCGGTGGCCGACCTCGACGCCACGATCGAGTTCTACCAGCGGGTCTTCGGGATGCGCTGCGTGCACACCGAAACCAACCCCGAACAGGGCGTCCGGGAGGCGATGCTCCAGGTCGGCCCGACACCGGACGGCGGCTGCGTGCAACTGCTCGCGCCGCTGACCCCGGACTCCACCATCGCGAAGTTCCTGGACCGCAGCGGGCCGGGGGTGCAGCAGGTCGCGTACCGGGTCGCGGACGTCGACGCCGCCTGCGCCGCGCTGCGCGACCGGGGCGTACGGGTGCTCTACGAGACGCCGAAGCGGGGTACCGCCGGCTCCCGGGTCAACTTCGTGCACCCCCGGGACGCCGGCGGCGTACTGGTGGAACTGGTCGAACCCGCCGCCTCCTGA
- a CDS encoding acetyl-CoA C-acetyltransferase codes for MASVIVNGARTPMGRLLGNLKDFSATKLGGIAIRAALERSGVAADQVQYVIMGQVLQAGAGQIPARQAAVEAGIPMSVPALTINKVCLSGLDAIALADQLIRAGEFDIVVAGGMESMTNAPHLLLGQRAGYKYGDVTVKDHMALDGLTDPWDCCAMGESTERHNARHAISRAEQDAFAAASHQRAAAAQKNGAFAEEIVPVTVPQRKGDPLVISEDEGVRPDTTAESLARLRPAFTPDGTITAGSSSPISDGACAVVVMSKAKATELGLTWLAEVGAHGNVAGPDNSLHSQPANAIAHALRKAGLTVGDLDLIEINEAFAQVGVKSARDLGVSDEIVNVNGGAIALGHPIGMSGARLVLTLAMELRRRGGGTGAAALCGGGGQGDALIVHVPVQAGGRE; via the coding sequence ATGGCATCCGTGATCGTGAACGGCGCCCGTACCCCGATGGGTCGGCTGCTCGGCAACCTCAAGGACTTTTCGGCGACTAAGCTCGGCGGCATCGCCATCCGGGCCGCCCTGGAACGCTCCGGCGTCGCCGCCGACCAGGTGCAGTACGTGATCATGGGGCAGGTGCTCCAGGCCGGTGCCGGACAGATCCCGGCCCGGCAGGCGGCGGTGGAGGCGGGCATCCCGATGTCCGTACCGGCGCTGACCATCAACAAGGTCTGCCTCTCCGGCCTGGACGCGATCGCCCTGGCCGACCAGCTCATCCGGGCCGGCGAGTTCGACATCGTGGTGGCCGGCGGCATGGAGTCGATGACCAACGCCCCGCACCTGCTGCTCGGCCAGCGGGCCGGCTACAAGTACGGCGACGTGACCGTGAAGGACCACATGGCGCTGGACGGGCTCACCGACCCGTGGGACTGCTGCGCGATGGGCGAGTCCACCGAGCGGCACAACGCCCGGCACGCGATCAGCCGGGCCGAGCAGGACGCCTTCGCCGCCGCCAGCCACCAGCGGGCCGCCGCCGCGCAGAAGAACGGCGCCTTCGCCGAGGAGATCGTCCCGGTGACGGTGCCGCAGCGTAAGGGCGACCCGCTGGTGATCAGCGAGGACGAGGGCGTACGCCCGGACACCACCGCCGAGTCGCTGGCCCGGCTCCGCCCGGCGTTCACCCCGGACGGGACGATCACGGCCGGCAGTTCGTCGCCGATCTCGGACGGCGCCTGCGCGGTGGTGGTGATGAGCAAGGCGAAGGCGACCGAGCTGGGGTTGACCTGGCTGGCCGAGGTCGGTGCGCACGGCAACGTGGCCGGCCCGGACAACTCCCTGCACTCGCAGCCGGCCAACGCCATCGCGCACGCGCTGCGCAAGGCCGGGCTGACCGTCGGCGACCTCGACCTGATCGAGATCAACGAGGCGTTCGCGCAGGTGGGTGTCAAGTCCGCCCGGGACCTCGGCGTCTCCGACGAGATCGTCAACGTCAACGGCGGCGCGATCGCGCTGGGCCACCCGATCGGGATGTCCGGGGCCCGCCTGGTGCTCACCCTGGCTATGGAGCTGCGCCGCCGGGGCGGCGGCACGGGCGCGGCCGCGCTCTGCGGCGGCGGTGGCCAGGGTGACGCGCTGATCGTGCACGTGCCGGTACAGGCCGGCGGGCGGGAGTGA
- the meaB gene encoding methylmalonyl Co-A mutase-associated GTPase MeaB, with translation MLVDRARQGDPRAVARLITLVESGDELLPRVAAALAPHTGRAQVIGLTGSPGVGKSTTTNELVRALRARDHRVGVLAVDPSSPFTGGAILGDRVRMQDHATDPGVYIRSMSSRGHLGGLAAATPQAVRVLEGAGCDVVLVETVGVGQAEVEVASLADTTLVLLAPGMGDAIQAVKAGILEIADVFVVNKADRDGADATVRDINGMIALGERGPGEWRPRVVRTVAARGEGIDDLVTAVEKHRGWLVEHGELRRRREARAAAEVEAIALGTLRDRIGSLRAGTSLAALAARVADGSLDPYAAAGELLDQLGRSAG, from the coding sequence ATGCTGGTCGACCGGGCCCGGCAGGGCGATCCCCGGGCGGTGGCCCGGCTGATCACCCTGGTCGAGTCCGGCGACGAACTGCTGCCGCGGGTCGCGGCGGCGCTCGCCCCGCACACCGGGCGGGCCCAGGTGATCGGGCTGACCGGTTCGCCCGGGGTGGGGAAGTCGACCACCACCAACGAACTCGTCCGGGCGCTGCGGGCCCGGGACCACCGGGTCGGTGTGCTCGCGGTGGACCCGTCCAGCCCGTTCACCGGCGGGGCGATCCTCGGCGACCGGGTCCGGATGCAGGACCACGCCACCGATCCCGGGGTCTACATCCGCTCCATGTCCAGCCGGGGACACCTGGGCGGGCTGGCGGCGGCGACCCCGCAGGCGGTCCGGGTGCTGGAGGGGGCCGGCTGCGACGTCGTACTCGTGGAGACCGTCGGGGTCGGCCAGGCCGAGGTGGAGGTCGCCTCGCTGGCCGACACCACCCTGGTGCTGCTGGCGCCGGGGATGGGTGACGCGATCCAGGCGGTCAAGGCCGGCATCCTGGAGATCGCCGACGTCTTCGTGGTCAACAAGGCCGACCGGGACGGCGCCGACGCCACCGTGCGGGACATCAACGGCATGATCGCGTTGGGCGAGCGCGGGCCGGGGGAGTGGCGGCCGCGCGTGGTGCGCACGGTCGCGGCCCGGGGCGAGGGGATCGACGACCTGGTCACGGCGGTGGAGAAGCACCGCGGCTGGCTGGTCGAGCACGGCGAGCTGCGCCGCCGCCGCGAGGCCCGGGCCGCCGCCGAGGTCGAGGCGATCGCGCTGGGCACCCTCCGGGACCGGATCGGTTCGCTCCGCGCGGGTACGTCGCTCGCGGCGCTCGCCGCCCGGGTGGCCGACGGTTCGCTCGACCCGTACGCGGCGGCCGGCGAGCTGCTCGACCAGCTCGGTCGGTCCGCCGGCTGA
- a CDS encoding DUF2000 domain-containing protein, protein MTTAVPTAGPEPARVRFDTKIAILLRDDLATWQRLNVTAFLTSGVAGAEPELLGADYLDADDTRYLPMFRQPVLVFTGGRDVVVAAHRRAVSRGMRVAIFTEQLFGTGNDRDNRAAVRAVGRDRLDLVGLAVHGPRNAVDRVLKGAVLHP, encoded by the coding sequence ATGACCACAGCCGTCCCGACGGCCGGACCGGAGCCGGCCCGGGTCCGCTTCGACACCAAGATCGCCATTCTGCTCCGGGACGACCTCGCGACCTGGCAACGGCTCAACGTCACGGCCTTCCTGACCAGCGGCGTCGCCGGGGCCGAGCCGGAGCTGCTCGGCGCCGACTACCTCGATGCCGACGACACCCGCTACCTGCCGATGTTCCGCCAGCCGGTGCTGGTCTTCACCGGCGGCCGGGACGTCGTCGTCGCGGCACACCGCCGGGCCGTCTCGCGCGGGATGCGTGTCGCCATCTTCACCGAGCAGCTCTTCGGCACCGGCAACGACCGGGACAACCGGGCCGCCGTCCGGGCGGTCGGGCGGGACCGGCTCGACCTGGTCGGACTGGCCGTGCACGGGCCGAGGAACGCCGTCGACAGGGTGCTCAAGGGCGCCGTCCTGCACCCCTGA
- a CDS encoding Asp23/Gls24 family envelope stress response protein — protein sequence MTEVQNDSGQATETAPAAAPAAAPRGGTEVSEEVIEKIAGTAARSVPGVADLGGDVARFFNSVLDKVGLDEVGDAGRGVSAEVKGTSATIRVVLVIEAGHVVQEVTEAVRAKVIEAVEKYGLTVAEVNVKVDDIELKTPPAAGA from the coding sequence ATGACCGAGGTTCAGAACGATTCCGGCCAGGCCACGGAGACGGCACCGGCGGCAGCGCCCGCGGCGGCGCCGAGGGGCGGCACCGAGGTGTCCGAAGAGGTCATCGAGAAGATCGCCGGTACGGCGGCCCGCTCGGTGCCCGGCGTCGCCGATCTCGGTGGCGACGTCGCCCGGTTCTTCAACAGCGTGCTGGACAAGGTCGGCCTGGACGAGGTGGGTGACGCCGGGCGGGGCGTCTCGGCCGAGGTGAAGGGGACCAGCGCGACCATCCGGGTGGTACTGGTGATCGAGGCCGGTCACGTCGTACAGGAGGTGACCGAGGCGGTCCGGGCGAAGGTCATCGAGGCGGTCGAGAAGTACGGCCTGACGGTCGCCGAGGTGAACGTCAAGGTGGACGACATCGAGCTGAAGACTCCGCCGGCCGCCGGGGCCTGA